In the genome of Lathyrus oleraceus cultivar Zhongwan6 chromosome 4, CAAS_Psat_ZW6_1.0, whole genome shotgun sequence, the window TGAGATGAGCATTCCACTGGACcaattttttgttttattcccTGGAGTGACGACCAGAAGGGTTTATATCAATAAATAGATTAAGATTCATACTGGATTTTACAACACTTCTATCAATCCTGATAGAAATTTGTTTTTTCATCGTAGTCAAGCGACTATGTTGCACCGAGAGGATTGGGTGGAGGCATCGGATGTCGCTCACTACCAGCGGGTAAATTCTGAATTCAATGGAATAACTTACAGCTTCAACGCGGTCACTATAACTAAAGGTATCTTCGTGGAAGTAGATTTGTCATCTGACTAGTTTGTTTTTCTTGTTGATGAGGACAAAAGAATTTACGGTTTGTTTGGGGATTGCTTCGTCTTTATCTACAAGTGTTTGTTCTAGAGGCTAAAGTTGAGATTCCCTTTCACCATGTTCGATAAAAGGGTGCTCGAACATTTGTgtgtaataataataataaatgacAAATACAACTTTAAATATTGATTTTATCATTAGTTATCATATAAAATGACATCAATAGTTAGGTGATATCATTATTATGTGTTATATTAATATTAGGtttctaattgaaaataaaatattgtGTTTAGTAAAAAAACAATagttatattttatttaaaaatatcTGAAATAAAATCTTGAACATTTTTAAATACATATTCATCATGAAgacaagtaaaataaaaatatttaGCGTTAGTATTGAACCATGGTGGCTGTCTATCATCACGTGTTTTTCTAATGTTTCAATTTGGAgcttttatttttcatttttttaatctTAAAATACGGTGTCACCGCACATTTGGTTAGTCAAACACAATGATTTGTTAGTTCTTATTAATATAAAAATCTTCCTACCTAAATACTAGATAGTATTTTGTTCAATGTGGATTTCAAAAGATTCTAGAATAAAAGAAATATGGTGAAAATTAGGAGTGATAAACGGCCATGTCTGCTTCGTTTAAATTCATCCCGCAAAAGTATGCAAAAAAAAGGGGGTGAGACAAACATACTTAAGGGTGTGGCTTAAAACTTTGACCAACTTTTCACTTAAAGTGAGGCCGGGATGGGGCAAGTCAATCGACACTACACCTTTTAAGTttaaaaatacaatttttttaCGTAAATCACCATGTCCACAAAAGCTCGCAAAAAAACTGGACGGAACAAACTGACACATCAGAGGATACAGACCTAAACCCTTGACCTGCCCCACACTAAAGTGCGGATAAAACGGGCATGACCAACGGTCCAAACCCGTTTTTTCACCCTAGTAAAAATTTCTTGTCAATGAGATGGTGTTTTTGCAAATATTCTTAAAGCTCTCGTCAGAATTTAAATACATAATAATATTTTTGGTTGAAAAATCATTCCTCTGAGTAagatttttattttcttcatcTATCAATCTCGTCCTTTTtataaaattgaaaattgaatagtatatatatttgcaaatggATTTTGATTTAACATATTGTTTTGGATTTTTGTTGTGTTGCCTTTGATTTATGTTGATTACGATTATATGAATCCCTTCCTTTTTAAATTCTATTTGACTTGTTCATCCATCATGGCATTTGTATGTCAATTTTTTAAATTGAAAAGGAGAAAATGTAagatatttttatttttttcatatATCAGTCTCATCCTTTTTTACAAATCGAAAATTAAATGGTATATTATTTGCAAATGGATTTTGATTTAGTTTGTTGCTTTCAGTTTCTATTGTAAATTTCGAAAGTTACATTGCTTTCGGTTTCTATTGATTATGATTATATGATTTTTTTTCAATtaatattttgtttgtatatGAATCCCTTCACTTTAGAAGATATATGGTCTCTACAAATATAATTTGTgtaacattataatatttctaTTTGGTTTAGGATCTCATTCTGTTCTCATCGTTGCGTTTGTTACCATTCAATTCATTTCATTCCCAATTCTGTTTGAACCACACTAAAAACAAATCACTATTGTTTGATTTTTTTATGTGTGTGTTGTTTTAGGGTTAGTGTGGATGTTATACTCCAATGCAATAAGTTATAATCAAAGATCTAAATCTCTTGGTTTCAGAGgtttttttatttgtttatatgATTTAAGATTATTCTTTAGATTTAAATCATACCATACCAtcgaaaataaaaaatatatatatatatatatatatatatatatatatatatatatatatatatatatatatatactcacTCGGTTTCTTGATCATGTTTTCCCTATAAAAATTCTCTTATTAAAAAATCAGCTAAAAAGTTTTTAATATCTTCAATATGTTTTATCTCAAAATCAACTTAATCTATTTCAAAGTAACGTTATATTTTTGAGTTTTGACATTAGCCAGGGTACTACTCCCTATAATATAGATTAAGCAGATTCAACTGTATGAATAATTTTCTTACTATGGTAATTAAACGTGCTAATTTTGTAAATTTTCTTTAGGTTAATCTCTGGCATAAACCAGTTAactaatatatttttttaaatgagAGTAATCATTAAAAATTATATTcataatattttgaaatttataaCTGGCATTCTTGAGCCAAGAGGTCAAACATTCCATTCATAATGCTCGAAGGGTACTACAAAAGCGGTTTTATACTTGCCATCTTCTTGTAATTGAATTTGATAGGATCATGATTTAAGGTCAAattttgaatatatatatatatatatatatatatatatatatatatatatatatatatataagatcAATAAATATCTAAAATATCATACGACCTAGACTAATCAAATAGCATGAtgtcaaaataaaataataaaatacagATTATAGTACTACTGCTATATACTAATATAATAATGTGTATGTCTGACAACCTCTCATCTACCTCCTATGTCTCCTCTACCTCATCAGCCATCAATCTCCCCCGTCCTCCGACGCTATCTCTGATACATCAATGCTTCTCGTGCCTCCGTGATGATGGCATCTAGGACTTGCCTCACATCAGACCCATCAGGAAAGATACATCTGTCAATGCATGTCTACACAATCTCCATAATGTGACGACATCTAGGAAAGACATTATCAACATGATCTAATTGTGTCTGCTCCTCCTCTAGTATCTCCTGATGAGTTGACATAGGTGGATCTCCTAGAGCAACATGCACCATGTACAGATGTGACAGCCTGAAGAACCATCTGATATACCCTTCGACGTAGCTCCAATCGTTCATGGCTATGATATTTTGTGTCTCTTTTGGTACGAGATGACTCTCATGATCATCAAACATGTCATCTACTTGTGTATGTGTCAAAACATGAGGAGCATAAACAATAGGGTGTCTGGGAATGGTCTAAGTGTAGCCAAACTGCCACATGGCGCACTCAGGTAGATGAGGAGCAGTGACACGTGATTCACAGGCCAACCATCCAGAGTATAGCAATATCTCGTCAAATAGCCGCGTCTGACGGTGATCGACATAGATGTTGAAATGCATGTCCTCGACAACCAAACGATCAAGATACACTTTGAAAGGCTCAGTCGAACGGTTCCTTATAAGCGGGGAAAAAATAGTAGCACGCGGCATATCCTCAGTGTAAGTCTCAGTACTCGCCTAAGCATATATGTCCGGGAAGTGCTGGAGGATCCAAGCCTGAAATAAAAAGTTTGGATCACAAGAATTATAAGTAATTGCTTTGCaaagataaaataaaaatgaCAAAGAAACATTAAAAGACCAATAATTATTACCGTCAATAGTGTCAGGCTGCTTGTGAGCTGCTTTGTCTTCCACATATAGTCCTCTTTCAACTTCGAGTACAGGTAGACTAAACAAGCGGTCCCTCAGTTGTACTAATGGATTCACTCAAAATCCAAGAAGTACTGTAGGTAGATGACATCTGTATAAGTCACACTCTTGTCCATAAAAATGGAAGTGTCAACCAAATATAGTATGTATGCTCTCATAGCATGCGCTTTGTGGAACTTCACCTGCTCGTCATCACTTAAGGCCTGATGTGCTCTATGTAGCTCAACTGTATATATCTTCTTTATGTAATTAAACCTAGCATGAGCACCCTTGGCCTTATCTAACTTGTGATTTGCCTCCCTTAGGCCATCCCCTATATGGTCTATCATCATCTCGAGTACCTCGTCTTTGGTAATCCTCCCATGATCTAGGAGTCTCCCCGTGATCGAAAGATGTAGCAAACATGAGACATCGTCGAGTGTGATAGACATATCACCAAGCGAGAGATGAAATGACGAAGTTTTCAAGTGTCATCTATCCACGAATGCATTAAGCATCACATGGTTGATCGTACTATAATCGAacatgcacaagtccttcatgCTAGATAAGGACAAAACTGCCTGAAATCAATCATCATTCGGCTGAGGCAAGCCAACAATATTTCGCTCGTGATTAATAAACTTATGTGGATCACGCTCCtgaaaataaataataaacaatGTCAAAAAATGTCAATTAAAATTAATgtaaataaaaaataatgaatCTAACTAATGTTACCTCTTTGTCCCAAATATGTATGGCAATATGATTTGGGTAAATAGGCAATAATGAAAAATCAACAGAGCCTCTTCCAAATGCCTTGGCCTCAGCATCCGCAATAGCCTCACCCTCTGGAGGTGACACTGGATCAGCAACACCAGCAGTAGGAGGtggcacaaaattaaaagcaACTACACTAGAAGGTGGCACTGTTGAATCAATTACCTCAGGCGTAGAAAACTTGACGTTTGCGGGATGATGGAGGGAGTGATGCATCAGATGGTGAATCTTGTCTCCTAcgggaagaagaagatgaagtggtaTGAGGAGAAGCACGGGTCCTAGAAGTAGATGACTCTGCATGACCAGAGGGGACCAAGAACGTCTGAAGCCTATTGACTCTTCTCCCATCGCATTGATGCGTGTTGAGCAACCCTCTCGTGCCTCAGTCTATCGTGTTTATCAATCATTATGCTTGTAAGTTAAAGTAAAGTAGATAACTAGTGCAGGCAAACAAAATCACAagcaagaaaataaaaaataaaaaattagaaaatTTCAAAGATGCGTCTTCGGAATCTGGAAAATTAAAATGCTAAAAattatggagatgcatctccgaaattttCTGCAACTCAGAAGCTCGTCAATGGCGTCAATGTACCCCATGCAATCCCAGAAAAACATGCTTTGTTCATCATTTTCAGCCAACAAATGTCTATACACTATGTCTAAACTATGTTAAATGCTATCTCTACTCATTTCTAACCTTAATCATCGATTTCTACTCATTTACACAAACTCAAAAATTtatcaaaaattaaaaaaaaaacttacaAGAGATTGATGTTTATGATGTTAGAGGTGTTGATTGAAGTTCCCTTGAGCTTTGTTGATTGAGTTTTGACTTGGTGTAGAgaaaaaagttgagagaatttgaaGTTGAGTTTGAATAAAATGAGAAATGAGGAAGGAGAAAGGTCTAGCGTGATTTAATCTCCAAAATATTCCGGAAATGCATCGTTGAAATATTTTAACGTTAACTGAACTTTGAATGTATCTAAAAATGCATCTCTAAAATCTAAgaacatttatttatttttatattgtGACAAAGAAATTTATAGGATGCATTAATCCTCATAAATAATTTTCTAATGATTAATATGTTATAAGACATTTATCAAAATGTCCCATTTTCAAGAACTCGAGTCTTTTTTTAACATAGATGTAATTTATATTTTTCTATGcattttttcttcatattttacTATTGtataaatttttatttaattgttCATTTTCTATTGACCTTTCATGTAGTTTTTGGTTTATTTTCTTTTGTGTAAGAGGTATAATATCTGTCGACCAATTCCTTATCTGTCGGCCAATTCCTTTTTGACGCATAAATAGAAATGACAGAAAAAAATTTGAgcaaaataaagaagaaaaaaCTTGTCAAGCTTATGCGCAAACAAGGAGAAACATCCACTTATCTTAACATGTATTCCACCATAAAAGAGATGACTAAAATTCCACCATCACCACCAATGAGAATGTTTAAGTTGGAATCACAAGATGCAATTCTACTTAAAAACAAGCTTCTCATCAAGACCGTGAAAGAACTAGCTAACCAAATTGTCCATCTTCAACAATAGATCAAACGCATtcaagaaaagaagaaaaagttgGTGATGCAGTGTGAACCTTGCCTTGGAGATCATCAGAAAAATGCCCAATCGAGGAAGAGGCAAGTTTATTAACAACCAGTATAGACAACGACAAGTTCATTACTGAATTCAAAATCAATACAACTTCCAAAGAGGTAACACTTCCAACTTTCAAAGGCAGTCCTCATATCATCAACCTTACCTTATCAACAGAACCTTCAACAAAACAATAATTCAAAATTGGAGAACAAATCAAAAGAGCACAAACACTTCAATCAAAAATCCGGAAGTACAAATGAGACCCTTTGTTAAAATACTAGTTGATCATAAAACAAGTACATTCAATGAAAATATACAAATAAATTCAAAAGAGCAATGCAACGATATAAATTGTTAACATTTTTCCTATGTATAAATATAAAGCAACAAAAtgaagttttttttttaataatcTTAGCAACCCTGTTCAGTCTTTTACATATATACAATAATTTACATATATTCATATATTTCTAGTTACCAGTCATTTGTTTTGTGGACAACAGAGTGGTAAAAATTTCCAGAAACATTAATCATCTATTTGTGTGAACTCTAGTGCATTGGCGTCGGGATCACGGGTAAAGATTGCTGGTCTTCCAGAACGGCTAAGTGTGTAGGGTATACCTacaaacaaaattgaaaaaccAAAGAGAAAATGACATAAAATAGAGAATCACAAGATCAAGACTCTTGTttaaggaaagaaaaaaaaaaggaaataCCAGCTTTATCAAGAATTGCTTTGAGCTTAGAAACATCTCGAATAGCAATACAAGTGTGACGATCTCGACCACCATGTTGAGGTCGTCCAGTTAGAGGGTCCGGATTTGGAAGTTCCATCAGGTGGATCATCTCAGACCCTACCCACAACCAAGCACCCTTGTATGGAAGTTTATCATGTGGTCGTGCTTCGTTTATCTTAAGACCTATATATATTAGTTGTTAATCAATCAATATAATTGTTCTGGTTAGAACACAAAAATGTTATATAGTTTCAAGAGCTGCAGGCATACCTAGAACGTTTTGATAGTAGTCAAGTGATTTTTCTAGGTTTTCACATAAAATTCCAACATGATGAACACTAACAACTCCATAATCGTTTTCTT includes:
- the LOC127138654 gene encoding glyoxylase I 4, with amino-acid sequence MASVLKLSSFISLHQKLNYVSFSPKFQQVSVRNGRWNVPTMTVKAQTAVEGDVIENESVSSNEENDYGVVSVHHVGILCENLEKSLDYYQNVLGLKINEARPHDKLPYKGAWLWVGSEMIHLMELPNPDPLTGRPQHGGRDRHTCIAIRDVSKLKAILDKAGIPYTLSRSGRPAIFTRDPDANALEFTQIDD